The stretch of DNA AGAGGGACGTTCCGCTCGAGGTCCGCAAAGGCAGCCACGGCCCCTTCGGTCGCCCGCGCCGCCGTCGCATACTGCTCCAGCAGTGCGGCGATGGTCTCGTCCTCTGCCATCTGGTACTGCCCCATGTCGAGCATGCCCTCTGGCAGTTCGCCGTCCGCCTTGACCATGATCTGTGTCCACACTCGCTCGCCGCCGGCGAGGTGCTTGACGATCCCACCCAGGGTCAGTTCGCTCACCGTCGTGCGCCGTGCGGCCTCAGCGTCCGTGATCCCGCGGATCGTGATAAGCAGCAGCTCCCGCTGCTCCGCCAGTGCCTACAACAGTTCGCCTCGCTCACCTGGAAGAAGCGAGACTTGGTTCTCCAGTGACGTTGTCATGGGCTGACCGTAGAAGGGATATAGGTCAGTTGGTGTCCTCGATCCAGCGCTCTGCGCGGCAGATACGGTGCAGCCACAGGGAGCCCAACTCTCTCTTCACACAATGCCGTTGGACTGCCTCGTCTGATGCGCGCAGCCCAGCCGCCGGGAATCGATCAGTCAGACGTTCAGGACGCCGTCGAGGATGGTGACCGCGTGGCCGGTGAGGTGGACGCGGTCACCATGCACGGCGGTCCTCACCATCCCGGTGCGCGCGGATAGCTGCAGGCCGGTGAGCTCGTTTCGACCGATCCGCTCCGACCAGTAGGGGGCCAGAGCGGTGTGGGCGCTACCCGTGACCGGATCCTCGAGGATGCCCTCGGCAGGTGAGAAGAAGCGGGAGACGAAATCGTAGTCCAGACCGGGACTGGGTGCCGGGGCTGTGATGATGACGCCGCGCAGGCCCTCACGGCGGGTCACGTCGGCCATCGCGTCGAGGTCGGGGGCCACGGCCCGGACGGCGGCCTCGTCGGGCAGCACAGTCAGCAGATCGCCGAGCGCACCGGTGCGGAAGACCGCCTCAGGCTTCACTCCCAGGGCTTCCAACAGGCCTGCCGGTACGGGACTTTCCGTGCAGGGCGCGGCCGGGAAGTCCAGGGTGATGCTGCCGTCCTCGTGCGCATGCGCGGTGAGGATGCCGCTGAACCGGCTGCGGAAACGCAACGCGCCGACAAGCCCACGCTCCCGCCGCAGCGTGTGTGCCGTGGCCAATGTGGCATGGCCGCACAGGTTGGTCTCCACCAGAGGGGCGAACCAGCGGATCTCCCAGTCGGCGCCGTCGCCGTCCGGGAGCCGCCGCGCGAAGGCGGTCTCCGAGTAGTTCATCTCGGCGGCAACTCGCTGCATCCAGGCGTCCTCAGGCCAGTCTTCAGTGTCGAGCAGGCATACACCCGCGGGGTTGCCGGCAAAGGGGCGGTCGGTGAAGGCGTCTACAACGTGGATCTGCATTCCGCGACCGTATCGATGCCAATCACAGCTACGCGCAGGCCAATTTGAGGAAAGTGGACTCATTACCTGTCCGGAGTCACCATCCGCACACCGATCCGCGCCGCGAAGACCGAGGCCAGACCGATCAGTTGGGGCGCGGTACTGCCACGCTCGCCTGCGACCACCGACCCCTTGGAAGCCATCATCGGTGGTCGCCACGATCAGTTCACGCTGGAGCTCGGCGAGCAAGGCAGCATTCCAAACATCACGCGGTCCTCATGGTGGAGGGGATGATGCCGTACTCAATGCCGTGCAGGCCGGTGCCGCGCTCGCGCATCCCGCATGAGCGGTATGCACACCCACGGCTATACCGTTC from Streptomyces sp. BA2 encodes:
- a CDS encoding DinB family protein; translation: MAEQRELLLITIRGITDAEAARRTTVSELTLGGIVKHLAGGERVWTQIMVKADGELPEGMLDMGQYQMAEDETIAALLEQYATAARATEGAVAAFADLERNVPLPRTPWSPPETIYWPARRILLHLIRETAQHAGHADIIREALDGSSTTGQR
- a CDS encoding PhzF family phenazine biosynthesis protein, with translation MQIHVVDAFTDRPFAGNPAGVCLLDTEDWPEDAWMQRVAAEMNYSETAFARRLPDGDGADWEIRWFAPLVETNLCGHATLATAHTLRRERGLVGALRFRSRFSGILTAHAHEDGSITLDFPAAPCTESPVPAGLLEALGVKPEAVFRTGALGDLLTVLPDEAAVRAVAPDLDAMADVTRREGLRGVIITAPAPSPGLDYDFVSRFFSPAEGILEDPVTGSAHTALAPYWSERIGRNELTGLQLSARTGMVRTAVHGDRVHLTGHAVTILDGVLNV